A single region of the Pristis pectinata isolate sPriPec2 chromosome 23, sPriPec2.1.pri, whole genome shotgun sequence genome encodes:
- the LOC127582072 gene encoding kelch-like protein 9, which yields MNETENNKQQRASRASSWIIVFRFDPRSNSWIQVAGMLERRTRFHVDTILDRIISVAGGTLLGNLTNTVEEYKCEKNKWEFVTPFPVAVADHTGAVHKGILYISGGFSAGKALNDLYSYIPRLQRWIINQPMTFARCDHGMATIGDKIFCVGGRALNSSNEWLHVNETEYYIPAADQWTTLKVSPFDCCQFSTCVHNSKLYITGGGSLCQMAKKDSIFIYDPEARKWERAGALPLPLMDHVACTVKLSGQILHKLKREMCVHPLLGTKKTSTLNLFVTD from the exons ATGAATGAAACAGAAAACAATAAGCAACAAAGAGCTTCAAGAGCCAGCAGCTGGATAATT GTTTTTCGGTTTGATCCACGAAGTAACTCATGGATTCAGGTTGCTGGCATGCTGGAAAGACGCACACGGTTTCACGTGGATACAATTTTAGACCGCATTATTTCTGTGGCAGGGGGCACACTGCTAGGGAACCTCACTAATACAGTAGAGGAATACAAATGTGAAAAGAACAAATGGGAGTTTGTAACACCCTTCCCTGTGGCAGTGGCGGACCACACTGGGGCTGTGCACAAAGGCATTCTCTATATTTCAG GTGGATTCTCAGCAGGAAAAGCTCTAAATGATCTGTACAGTTATATCCCAAGACTGCAGCGATGGATCATTAACCAACCCATGACATTTGCCCGGTGTGACCATGGAATGGCTACCATTGGAGACAAAATATTTTGTGTAGGGGGAAGAGCTTTGAACTCA TCAAATGAATGGCTTCATGTAAATGAAACTGAGTATTACATCCCAGCAGCTGATCAGTGGACAACACTTAAGGTATCGCCCTTTGACTGCTGTCAATTTAGCACTTGTGTGCACAATTCCAAACTCTACATCACCGGTGGGGGTTCTCTGTGTCAAATGGCCAAAAAGGACAGCATTTTTATTTATGATCCAGAAGCCAGAAAATGGGAGAGAGCAGGTGCATTACCTCTGCCGTTGATGGATCATGTTGCATGCACAGTTAAACTCTCTGGGCAGATTTTACATAAGTTAAAACGTGAGATGTGTGTCCATCCTCTTCTTGGGACAAAAAAGACTTCCACTCTCAATCTATTTGTTACTGATTAG